A region of Pseudomonas marginalis DNA encodes the following proteins:
- a CDS encoding sigma-54-dependent transcriptional regulator: MLNAVIVVDDEASIRTAVEQWLSLSGFEVQLFSRAEACLAQLPKDFPGVILSDVRMPGLSGLELLAEVQRRDADLPVILLTGHGDVPMAVEAMRDGAYDFLEKPFSPDALLNSLRRALDKRGLILENRRLHQQADHRAQLESSLLGVSRGLQNLRRQVLDLATLPVNVLIRGETGSGKELVARCLHDFGPRAKKPFVALNCAAIPEQLFEAELFGHESGAFTGAQGKRIGKLEYAHGGTLFLDEIESMPLAQQVKLLRVLQDQKLERLGSNQSIHVDLRIIAATKPDLLEEARAGRFREDLAYRLNVAQLRLPPLRERREDIPLLFDHFAQSAAERLGRSVEPLSGAQLGRLLSHDWPGNVRELANVAERQVLGLGEPEPEGIEAGQSLAAQQEAFEAHCLKAALTRHKGDIKAVLAELQLPRRTFNEKMQRHGLARDMFLKDE, translated from the coding sequence ATGTTGAACGCGGTGATTGTGGTCGATGACGAAGCCAGCATTCGTACGGCCGTCGAGCAATGGCTGAGCTTGTCGGGGTTCGAGGTGCAGTTGTTCAGCCGCGCCGAAGCCTGCCTGGCGCAACTGCCCAAGGACTTTCCCGGGGTGATCCTGAGCGACGTGCGCATGCCCGGGCTCAGCGGCCTGGAGCTGCTGGCCGAAGTGCAACGCCGTGACGCCGACCTGCCCGTCATCCTGCTGACCGGGCATGGCGATGTACCGATGGCCGTCGAAGCCATGCGCGACGGCGCCTACGACTTTCTGGAAAAACCCTTCAGCCCCGATGCCTTGCTCAACAGCCTGCGCCGCGCGTTGGACAAGCGCGGGCTGATCCTGGAAAACCGCCGCCTGCACCAACAGGCCGATCATCGGGCACAGTTGGAGTCGAGCCTGCTCGGCGTGTCCCGGGGCTTGCAGAACCTGCGCCGGCAGGTACTCGACCTGGCGACCTTGCCGGTCAACGTGCTGATCCGTGGCGAGACCGGCAGCGGCAAGGAGCTGGTCGCCCGCTGCCTGCATGACTTCGGCCCACGCGCGAAAAAACCGTTTGTGGCGCTCAATTGCGCGGCGATTCCCGAGCAACTGTTCGAGGCCGAACTGTTCGGCCACGAAAGCGGCGCCTTCACCGGTGCCCAGGGCAAGCGCATCGGCAAACTGGAGTACGCCCATGGCGGTACGCTGTTCCTCGATGAAATCGAAAGCATGCCCCTGGCCCAGCAAGTGAAGCTGTTACGGGTATTGCAGGATCAGAAGCTGGAACGCCTGGGCTCCAATCAAAGCATTCATGTGGATTTACGCATCATTGCCGCCACCAAGCCGGACCTGCTGGAAGAAGCCCGCGCCGGGCGCTTTCGCGAAGACCTGGCCTATCGGCTGAACGTTGCACAACTGCGCCTGCCGCCTCTGCGCGAGCGCCGCGAAGACATCCCGCTGCTGTTCGATCACTTTGCCCAAAGCGCCGCCGAGCGCCTGGGTCGCAGCGTGGAACCGCTGAGCGGCGCGCAACTGGGGCGCCTGCTCAGCCATGACTGGCCGGGCAATGTGCGCGAACTGGCCAACGTCGCCGAACGCCAGGTGCTGGGCCTTGGCGAACCGGAACCGGAAGGCATCGAAGCCGGGCAATCGCTGGCCGCGCAGCAGGAGGCGTTCGAGGCCCATTGCCTGAAGGCCGCATTGACCCGGCATAAAGGTGATATCAAGGCGGTGCTGGCGGAGTTGCAGCTGCCACGGCGCACCTTCAACGAAAAGATGCAGCGCCATGGGTTGGCCAGGGACATGTTCCTGAAAGATGAATGA
- a CDS encoding MFS transporter, protein MDNSNTLPQGSAAAPAKERTTTSRIKSIFSGSVGNMVEWYDWYVYAAFSLYFAKAFFPKGDTTAQLLNTAAIFAVGFLMRPIGGWLMGLYADRAGRKAALMASVLLMCFGSLIIALSPGYETIGVGAPILLVFARLLQGLSVGGEYGTSATYLSEMATKERRGFFSSFQYVTLISGQLIALAVLIVLQQVLTTEQLYDWGWRIPFAIGALCAVVALYLRRGMEETESFTKKEKAKESAMRTLMRHPKELMTVVGLTMGGTLAFYTYTTYMQKYLVNTVGMSISDSTTISAATLFLFMCLQPIVGGLSDKVGRRPILIAFGILGTLFTVPILTTLHTIQTWWGAFFLIMAALIIVSGYTSINAVVKAELFPTEIRALGVGLPYALTVSIFGGTAEYIALWFKSIGMETGYYWYVTACIAVSLVVYVTMKDTRKHSRITTD, encoded by the coding sequence ATGGATAACTCCAACACCTTGCCCCAGGGGTCGGCGGCCGCGCCGGCCAAAGAACGCACCACCACCAGCCGCATCAAATCGATCTTCAGCGGATCGGTCGGCAACATGGTCGAGTGGTACGACTGGTACGTCTACGCCGCGTTCTCGCTGTACTTCGCCAAAGCCTTCTTCCCGAAAGGCGATACCACCGCCCAATTGCTCAACACCGCCGCGATCTTCGCCGTGGGCTTCCTGATGCGTCCGATCGGTGGCTGGCTGATGGGCCTGTACGCCGACCGTGCGGGTCGCAAAGCAGCACTGATGGCGTCGGTCCTGCTGATGTGCTTCGGCTCGTTGATCATCGCCCTGAGCCCCGGTTACGAAACCATCGGCGTCGGCGCACCGATCCTGCTGGTGTTCGCCCGCCTGCTGCAAGGCTTGTCGGTCGGTGGCGAATACGGCACCTCGGCCACCTACCTGAGTGAAATGGCCACCAAGGAACGTCGCGGTTTCTTCTCCAGCTTCCAGTACGTGACCCTGATCTCCGGCCAGCTTATCGCCCTGGCAGTACTGATCGTGTTGCAACAAGTGCTCACCACCGAGCAACTGTACGACTGGGGCTGGCGTATCCCATTCGCCATCGGCGCCCTGTGCGCAGTGGTCGCGCTGTACCTGCGTCGCGGCATGGAAGAAACCGAGTCGTTCACCAAGAAGGAAAAAGCCAAGGAAAGCGCCATGCGCACCTTGATGCGCCACCCCAAGGAACTGATGACCGTGGTCGGCCTGACCATGGGCGGCACCCTGGCCTTCTACACCTACACCACCTACATGCAGAAGTACCTGGTGAACACCGTCGGCATGAGCATTTCCGATTCCACCACGATTTCGGCGGCAACGCTGTTCCTGTTCATGTGCCTGCAACCGATCGTCGGTGGGCTGTCGGACAAAGTCGGGCGTCGGCCGATCCTGATCGCCTTCGGCATCCTCGGCACCCTGTTCACCGTACCGATCCTCACCACCCTGCATACTATCCAGACCTGGTGGGGCGCGTTCTTCCTGATCATGGCCGCGCTGATCATCGTCAGCGGCTACACCTCGATCAACGCCGTGGTCAAGGCTGAACTGTTCCCAACCGAAATCCGCGCCCTGGGCGTAGGCCTGCCCTATGCACTGACCGTGTCGATCTTCGGCGGTACCGCTGAATACATCGCGCTGTGGTTCAAGAGCATCGGGATGGAAACCGGTTACTACTGGTATGTGACTGCGTGTATTGCGGTGTCGCTGGTGGTCTATGTGACCATGAAGGACACACGCAAGCATTCGCGGATTACCACGGACTAA
- a CDS encoding flavin reductase family protein: MSDAIHFYEPANGHGLPHDPFNAIVGPRPIGWISSHDSNGRLNLAPYSFFNAFNYIPPIIGFSSVGRKDSLNNIEQTGEFVWNLATRPLAEQMNQSCAAVSPEVNEFELSGLTPVASKIVGVPRVGESPVSFECKVTQIIQLQRADQQLVPSWLVLGEVVAVHIAKWLLKDGVYDTAAAEPILRGGGPADYFQLGPEALFKMYRPGASKP; encoded by the coding sequence ATGTCTGACGCTATCCACTTCTACGAACCGGCCAACGGCCATGGCCTGCCACATGACCCGTTCAATGCCATTGTCGGGCCACGGCCGATTGGCTGGATTTCATCTCACGACAGCAACGGCCGCCTGAACCTGGCGCCCTACAGTTTCTTCAATGCGTTCAACTACATTCCGCCGATCATTGGGTTTTCCAGCGTCGGGCGCAAAGACAGCCTGAACAACATCGAACAGACCGGCGAGTTTGTGTGGAACCTGGCCACCCGCCCGCTGGCCGAGCAGATGAACCAGAGCTGCGCGGCCGTCTCGCCGGAGGTGAATGAGTTCGAGTTGTCCGGCCTGACACCGGTGGCGTCGAAAATCGTCGGCGTGCCGCGAGTGGGCGAGAGCCCGGTGTCGTTCGAGTGCAAGGTGACGCAGATCATCCAGCTGCAACGCGCCGACCAGCAGTTGGTGCCAAGCTGGCTGGTGCTGGGCGAGGTGGTCGCGGTGCACATTGCCAAGTGGCTGCTCAAGGATGGGGTGTACGACACCGCAGCCGCGGAGCCGATCTTGCGTGGCGGTGGCCCGGCGGATTACTTCCAGTTGGGCCCGGAGGCGTTGTTCAAGATGTATCGCCCAGGCGCCAGCAAACCCTGA
- a CDS encoding antibiotic biosynthesis monooxygenase family protein, producing the protein MSTPIPASHMAFIRARTGCSTELGARLSSLIEPGRQAQGCLQFSLQHSQVDPDVWLISGFWSSEQAMSAYFNSPALMIFTELLNDMVVRSMDFQTFTDASAANAYGEYLQLAG; encoded by the coding sequence ATGTCCACCCCCATTCCCGCGAGCCATATGGCCTTTATCCGCGCCCGCACCGGGTGCAGCACCGAACTGGGTGCACGCTTGAGCAGTTTGATCGAACCGGGCCGTCAGGCTCAGGGTTGCCTGCAATTTTCGTTGCAGCATTCCCAGGTCGATCCCGATGTCTGGTTGATCTCGGGTTTCTGGAGCAGCGAGCAGGCGATGAGCGCCTACTTCAACTCGCCGGCCCTGATGATCTTCACCGAGCTGTTGAACGACATGGTCGTGCGCAGCATGGACTTCCAGACCTTCACCGATGCCTCTGCCGCCAATGCCTACGGCGAGTACCTGCAACTGGCCGGTTAA
- a CDS encoding AraC family transcriptional regulator, whose translation MPSPEHQSMPLDAETEKQRAELASIVHRHTWEDGSYGTAITSLFLNRHNTPRDFMPVLVEPALCILANGSKEVRLADEIFAYDPLNYLVFSVAMPVAGRIIDATPEDPNLSVRINIDPAQLTALIAEAGPMGVPTRPTSRGMYVDRIDPQLLDAVLRLARLLDTPKDIAMLAPLINREILYRLLRGPQGYRLYEIAVANSQSHRVSQAIKWLNGNYEQPLRIDDLAKEVNLSVSTLHHRFKAITAMSPLQYQKQLRLQEARRLMIAEGLEASAAGYRVGYESPSQFSREYSRLFGAPPLRDLARLRQSV comes from the coding sequence ATGCCGTCGCCCGAACATCAGTCCATGCCCCTCGACGCCGAGACGGAAAAACAGCGCGCCGAGCTGGCGAGCATCGTGCATCGTCATACCTGGGAAGACGGCTCCTATGGCACGGCGATTACGTCACTGTTCCTGAACCGCCACAACACGCCGCGTGACTTCATGCCGGTACTGGTGGAGCCGGCGTTGTGCATCCTCGCCAACGGCAGCAAGGAAGTGCGCCTGGCCGACGAAATCTTTGCCTACGACCCGCTCAATTACCTGGTGTTCTCGGTGGCGATGCCGGTGGCCGGGCGAATCATCGATGCCACGCCGGAAGATCCGAACCTGTCAGTGCGCATCAATATCGACCCGGCGCAGCTCACCGCCTTGATCGCCGAGGCCGGCCCCATGGGCGTGCCCACGCGCCCGACATCGCGCGGGATGTATGTGGACCGCATCGACCCCCAGTTGCTCGACGCCGTGCTGCGCCTGGCGCGCCTGCTGGATACGCCCAAAGACATTGCCATGCTGGCGCCGCTGATCAACCGTGAAATCCTCTACCGCCTGCTGCGAGGTCCCCAGGGTTATCGCCTGTATGAAATTGCAGTGGCCAACAGCCAGAGCCATCGCGTCAGCCAGGCGATCAAGTGGCTCAATGGCAACTACGAACAACCGCTGCGCATCGATGACCTGGCCAAGGAAGTGAACCTCAGCGTCTCGACCCTGCATCACCGTTTCAAGGCGATTACGGCCATGAGCCCGCTGCAGTACCAGAAGCAGCTGCGTTTGCAGGAAGCACGTCGACTGATGATTGCCGAAGGGCTGGAAGCGTCGGCGGCGGGGTATCGGGTGGGGTATGAAAGCCCGTCGCAGTTCAGCCGGGAGTACAGCCGGTTGTTTGGGGCACCGCCGCTGAGGGATTTGGCACGACTGCGCCAAAGCGTCTGA
- a CDS encoding ATP-binding protein, producing MPTEPLSERRRRFPVPRSLLGRMLLLTLLAVLFAQALSSVIWVSQLRATQLEGLVTSARSLAHSMTASVSYFRSLPVAYRPLVLDQLRSMGGTRFVVTLNDRPLDMQVLPQTPRKQAVLVAVDEVLRQTLGADVPISVEFVSAEDLRIFNAGLKLDELPRSWAHYALTLEPVNPPVLVTQIELAPGEWLYIASLLPEPYTSLEEQGLPSQQVWFIVLTSGFLLLFIGLLVHWQSRPLKRLARAARDMSLGADVEPVAEGGGSEVVEVGRAFNAMRERISRYLTERSQLFSAISHDLRTPITRLRLRVELLEDENLQTKFGRDLDELELLVKGALQCVKDTDIHENIQPVDLNHVLECLVEPYVAPNGNGRVTLDGAAVAAYPGKPLALKRCIGNLIDNALKYGQNAHLRIEDDGAEFILHVDDEGPGVPEQRLEQVFEPHFRLAGQQQGYGLGLGIARNIAHSHGGEVSLQNLREGGLRVTLQLPRTLD from the coding sequence ATGCCCACTGAGCCGCTGAGCGAACGCCGCCGGCGCTTCCCGGTACCGCGCTCCCTGCTGGGGCGCATGTTGCTGCTGACCTTGCTCGCGGTGCTGTTCGCCCAGGCGCTGTCCAGCGTGATCTGGGTCTCGCAGTTGCGCGCCACCCAGCTCGAAGGCCTGGTCACCAGCGCCCGTAGCCTCGCGCACTCGATGACCGCCAGCGTGAGTTATTTCCGTTCGTTGCCGGTGGCCTATCGGCCGTTGGTCCTTGACCAGTTGCGCAGCATGGGTGGTACCCGTTTTGTCGTGACCCTCAATGATCGGCCACTCGACATGCAAGTGTTGCCGCAAACCCCGCGCAAGCAGGCGGTGCTGGTGGCCGTGGATGAAGTCCTGCGCCAGACCCTGGGCGCCGACGTGCCTATCTCGGTGGAGTTCGTCAGCGCCGAAGACCTGCGCATCTTCAACGCCGGGTTGAAACTGGATGAGTTGCCGCGCTCCTGGGCCCATTACGCGCTGACCCTGGAACCCGTCAACCCGCCGGTATTGGTGACCCAGATCGAACTCGCCCCCGGCGAATGGCTGTACATCGCTTCGCTGTTGCCCGAGCCCTACACCAGCCTGGAAGAACAGGGCCTGCCGTCCCAGCAGGTGTGGTTTATCGTGCTGACCAGCGGCTTTTTGCTGCTGTTCATCGGCCTGCTGGTGCACTGGCAAAGCCGGCCGCTCAAGCGCCTGGCGCGGGCGGCGCGTGACATGTCCCTGGGCGCCGATGTGGAACCGGTAGCCGAAGGCGGCGGCAGTGAAGTGGTGGAAGTGGGCCGCGCGTTCAATGCGATGCGCGAACGCATCAGCCGTTACCTCACGGAGCGCAGCCAATTGTTCAGCGCGATTTCCCACGACCTGCGCACACCGATTACCCGCCTGCGCCTGCGCGTGGAATTGCTCGAAGACGAGAACCTGCAAACCAAGTTCGGCCGTGACCTGGATGAGTTGGAGTTGCTGGTCAAGGGCGCGCTGCAATGTGTAAAAGACACCGATATCCACGAGAACATCCAGCCAGTCGACCTCAACCATGTGCTCGAATGCCTGGTGGAGCCTTATGTGGCGCCCAACGGCAACGGCCGGGTCACCCTGGACGGCGCAGCAGTGGCGGCGTACCCGGGCAAGCCGCTGGCGCTCAAGCGCTGCATCGGCAACCTGATCGACAATGCCTTGAAGTACGGGCAGAACGCCCATTTGCGTATTGAGGACGATGGCGCGGAGTTCATCCTGCACGTCGACGACGAAGGCCCTGGCGTGCCGGAACAGCGTTTGGAACAGGTCTTCGAACCGCATTTTCGCCTGGCCGGTCAGCAGCAGGGTTACGGTTTGGGCTTGGGTATTGCGCGCAATATTGCCCATAGCCATGGCGGTGAAGTGAGTTTGCAGAATTTGCGTGAGGGGGGCTTGCGGGTCACCCTGCAACTGCCCCGGACCCTGGACTGA
- a CDS encoding response regulator: MSVISKSILLVDDDQEIRELLQTYLSRAGFQVRGVPDGAGFRQAMNEAPCDLVILDVMLPDEDGFSLCRWIRQHPRQAQVPIIMLTASSDEADRVIGLELGADDYIGKPFSPRELQARIKALLRRCQFGQERSGNGDVLVFDEWRLDMISHRLFHVDGEEVILSGADFALLKLFLDHPQQILDRDTIGNATRGRDLMPLDRIVDMAVSRLRQRLRDTEKPPRLIRTVRGSGYQLAASVVAGNAH; this comes from the coding sequence GTGAGCGTAATCAGTAAATCGATTCTCCTCGTCGACGACGACCAGGAAATCCGCGAATTGCTGCAGACCTACCTCAGTCGCGCCGGTTTCCAGGTGCGTGGCGTGCCGGATGGCGCGGGGTTCCGCCAGGCGATGAACGAGGCGCCATGCGACTTGGTCATCCTCGATGTGATGCTGCCGGACGAAGACGGTTTCAGCCTCTGCCGCTGGATTCGCCAGCACCCGCGCCAGGCGCAGGTGCCGATCATCATGCTCACCGCCAGTTCCGACGAAGCCGACCGCGTGATCGGCCTGGAACTGGGGGCCGACGACTATATCGGCAAGCCGTTCAGCCCCCGCGAGTTGCAGGCGCGGATCAAGGCCTTGCTGCGCCGCTGCCAGTTCGGCCAGGAGCGCAGCGGCAATGGCGATGTGCTGGTGTTCGACGAATGGCGCCTGGACATGATCAGTCATCGGCTGTTCCACGTGGATGGCGAAGAGGTGATCCTCTCCGGTGCCGACTTTGCCCTGCTCAAGCTGTTTCTCGATCACCCGCAGCAGATTCTCGACCGCGACACCATCGGCAACGCCACCCGTGGCCGCGACCTGATGCCGCTGGACCGGATCGTCGACATGGCTGTCAGCCGCCTGCGTCAACGCCTGCGCGACACCGAAAAACCCCCGAGGCTGATCCGCACCGTGCGCGGCAGCGGTTATCAACTGGCAGCCAGCGTGGTTGCCGGCAATGCCCACTGA
- a CDS encoding glucokinase, translated as MKLALVGDIGGTNARFALWRDQALHSIRVHATADHQSPEDAIKVYLKEEGLQIGDIGAVCLSVAGPVSGDEFKFTNNHWRLSKTAFCQALQVDELLLVNDFSAMALGMTRLKPDEFRVVCPGTPEPLRPAVVIGPGTGLGVGTLLDLGAGRYAALPGEGGHVDLPLSSPRETQLWQHIYTEIGHVSAETALSGGGLPRLYRAICAVDGHTPVLDTPEAITAAGLAGDPVAMEVLDQFSIWLGRVAGNNVLTTGGRGGVYIVGGVIPRFADFFINSGFARSFSDKGCMSDYFKGIPVWLVTAPYSGLTGAGVALEQAFA; from the coding sequence GTGAAGCTAGCGCTGGTCGGTGACATCGGGGGTACCAACGCCCGTTTTGCGTTGTGGCGAGATCAGGCACTGCATTCGATCCGGGTGCATGCCACGGCTGATCACCAAAGCCCTGAGGATGCGATCAAGGTCTACCTCAAGGAAGAAGGCCTGCAAATCGGCGACATCGGTGCGGTGTGCCTGTCGGTCGCCGGGCCGGTGAGCGGGGATGAATTTAAATTCACCAACAATCACTGGCGCTTGAGCAAGACTGCGTTTTGCCAGGCCTTGCAGGTGGATGAGCTGCTGCTGGTCAATGACTTCTCGGCCATGGCCCTGGGCATGACGCGTCTTAAACCCGACGAATTCCGCGTGGTCTGCCCTGGCACGCCGGAACCGTTGCGCCCGGCGGTGGTGATCGGTCCGGGCACCGGCCTGGGTGTCGGTACCCTGCTGGACCTCGGTGCAGGTCGTTACGCGGCGTTACCGGGGGAGGGCGGCCACGTCGACCTGCCCCTGAGCAGCCCGCGGGAAACCCAGCTGTGGCAGCATATCTACACCGAGATCGGCCACGTCAGCGCCGAAACCGCCTTGAGCGGTGGCGGTCTGCCGCGGCTGTACCGGGCGATTTGTGCGGTCGATGGCCACACACCGGTGCTCGACACCCCTGAAGCCATCACGGCGGCGGGCCTGGCGGGCGATCCGGTGGCCATGGAAGTGTTGGATCAATTCAGCATCTGGCTGGGCCGGGTAGCCGGCAACAATGTGCTGACCACTGGTGGGCGCGGTGGTGTGTATATCGTGGGTGGGGTGATTCCGCGGTTTGCCGACTTCTTCATCAACAGCGGTTTTGCCAGGAGCTTCAGTGACAAAGGCTGCATGAGCGACTACTTCAAGGGCATCCCGGTGTGGCTGGTGACTGCGCCGTATTCCGGGTTGACCGGGGCTGGCGTCGCATTGGAACAGGCGTTTGCCTGA
- the edd gene encoding phosphogluconate dehydratase translates to MHPRVLEVTERLIARSRATREAYLALIRGAASDGPMRGKLQCANFAHGVAGCGTEDKNSLRMMNAANVAIVSSYNDMLSAHQPYEHFPEQIKKALREVGSVGQFAGGTPAMCDGVTQGEPGMELSLLSREVIAMSTAVALSHNMFDAALMLGICDKIVPGLMMGALRYGHLPMIFVPGGPMPSGISNKQKADVRQRYAEGKATREELLESEMKSYHSPGTCTFYGTANTNQLLMEVMGLHLPGASFVNPYTPLRDALTREAAHQVTRLTKANGNFTPIGEIVDEKSIVNAIVALNATGGSTNHTLHMPAIAMSAGIILTWDDMADLSEVVPTLSHVYPNGKADINHFQAAGGMSFLIRELLEAGLLHDDVNTVAGKGLSRYVQEPFLVDGELVWRDGPIESLDETILRPVARAFSPEGGLRVMEGNLGRGVMKVSAVAPEHQIVEAPAVVFQDQQDLADAFKAGQLEKDFVAVMRFQGPRSNGMPELHKMTPFLGVLQDRGFKVALVTDGRMSGASGKIPAAIHVNPEAQSGGPLARVKDGDIIRVDGVKGTLELKVDAEEFAARTPATGLLGNNVGAGRELFAFMRLAASSAEQGASAFTCALETLK, encoded by the coding sequence ATGCATCCCCGCGTCCTTGAGGTCACCGAACGGCTTATCGCCCGCAGCCGCGCCACTCGTGAGGCTTACCTTGCGCTCATTCGCGGCGCAGCCAGCGACGGTCCGATGCGCGGCAAGCTGCAATGCGCCAACTTCGCCCATGGCGTGGCCGGTTGCGGCACCGAAGATAAAAACAGCCTGCGCATGATGAACGCCGCCAACGTGGCAATTGTTTCGTCATATAACGACATGCTCTCGGCGCACCAGCCGTACGAACATTTCCCGGAACAAATAAAGAAAGCCCTACGCGAAGTCGGCTCGGTCGGCCAGTTCGCCGGCGGCACCCCGGCCATGTGCGACGGCGTGACCCAGGGCGAGCCCGGCATGGAACTGAGCCTGCTCAGCCGTGAAGTCATCGCCATGTCCACGGCGGTAGCGCTGTCCCACAACATGTTCGACGCGGCGCTGATGCTGGGCATCTGCGACAAGATCGTGCCCGGCCTGATGATGGGCGCGCTGCGCTACGGCCATCTGCCGATGATTTTCGTACCGGGCGGGCCGATGCCGTCGGGCATCTCCAACAAGCAGAAGGCCGATGTGCGCCAGCGCTACGCCGAAGGCAAGGCCACTCGCGAAGAGCTGCTGGAATCGGAGATGAAGTCCTACCACAGCCCCGGCACCTGCACCTTCTACGGCACCGCCAACACCAATCAACTGCTGATGGAAGTGATGGGCCTGCATTTGCCGGGTGCCTCGTTCGTCAACCCGTACACGCCGCTGCGTGACGCCCTGACCCGCGAAGCCGCGCACCAGGTCACGCGCTTGACCAAGGCCAACGGCAACTTCACGCCGATCGGCGAGATCGTCGATGAGAAATCCATCGTCAACGCCATCGTTGCGCTCAACGCGACGGGCGGTTCCACCAACCACACCCTGCACATGCCGGCCATCGCCATGTCGGCGGGCATCATCCTCACCTGGGACGACATGGCCGACCTCTCCGAGGTGGTGCCGACCCTGTCCCACGTGTATCCAAACGGCAAGGCCGACATCAACCACTTCCAGGCAGCGGGCGGCATGTCGTTCCTGATCCGCGAGCTGCTTGAAGCCGGCCTGCTTCACGACGACGTCAACACCGTGGCCGGCAAGGGCCTGAGCCGTTATGTCCAGGAACCATTCCTGGTCGACGGCGAGCTGGTATGGCGCGATGGCCCGATCGAAAGCCTCGACGAAACCATCCTGCGCCCGGTGGCGCGCGCGTTCTCGCCGGAAGGCGGCCTGCGTGTGATGGAAGGCAATCTCGGCCGCGGAGTCATGAAAGTCTCTGCCGTAGCGCCTGAGCATCAGATCGTCGAAGCGCCGGCGGTGGTGTTCCAGGACCAGCAGGACCTGGCTGATGCGTTCAAGGCCGGCCAGTTGGAAAAGGATTTTGTCGCCGTGATGCGCTTCCAGGGCCCGCGCTCCAACGGCATGCCGGAACTGCACAAGATGACGCCGTTCCTCGGCGTGCTGCAGGACCGTGGTTTCAAGGTCGCACTGGTGACAGACGGGCGTATGTCCGGCGCGTCGGGTAAGATCCCCGCCGCGATTCACGTCAACCCCGAAGCCCAGAGCGGCGGGCCACTGGCACGGGTCAAAGATGGCGATATCATTCGCGTGGATGGCGTGAAGGGCACCTTGGAGCTTAAGGTGGACGCCGAAGAATTTGCAGCGCGCACGCCTGCCACGGGCCTGTTGGGCAATAACGTGGGGGCCGGTCGCGAGCTGTTTGCATTTATGCGCTTGGCCGCAAGCTCCGCAGAGCAGGGCGCCAGCGCCTTTACCTGTGCCTTGGAGACGCTTAAGTGA
- the gap gene encoding type I glyceraldehyde-3-phosphate dehydrogenase, translating to MTLRIAINGFGRIGRNVLRALYTQGYRQDLQIVAINDLGDSSINAHLLKYDTVHGTFDAEVAHDQESLTVNGDRIAVSAIRNPADLPWAAHKVDVVFECTGLFTDRDKAAAHITAGARKVIISAPAKGADATVVYGVNHDILRQSHQIISNASCTTNCLAPVAQVLHRELGIESGLMTTIHAYTNDQNLTDVYHTDPYRARSATQNMIPSKTGAAEAVGLVLPELAGKLTGMAVRVPVINVSLVDLTVQLKKDATADEVNALLKEASQHSKILGYNTLPLVSSDFNHNPLSSIFDANHTKVSGKLLKVLAWYDNEWGFSNRMLDNCLALCNAE from the coding sequence ATGACTCTTCGTATCGCAATCAATGGTTTTGGCCGTATCGGCCGTAATGTCCTGCGCGCACTGTATACCCAAGGCTATCGCCAGGATTTGCAGATCGTCGCCATCAATGATTTGGGCGACAGCTCGATCAATGCCCACCTGCTCAAATACGACACCGTGCACGGCACTTTCGATGCAGAGGTCGCCCACGATCAGGAAAGCCTGACCGTCAATGGTGACCGGATTGCCGTCAGTGCCATTCGCAACCCGGCCGACCTGCCGTGGGCGGCGCACAAGGTCGACGTGGTGTTCGAATGCACCGGTCTGTTCACCGACCGTGACAAGGCTGCCGCCCATATTACCGCTGGTGCACGCAAGGTGATCATCTCCGCCCCGGCCAAAGGCGCGGACGCGACCGTGGTCTACGGCGTGAACCACGACATCCTGCGTCAATCCCACCAGATCATCTCCAACGCGTCGTGCACCACCAACTGCCTGGCGCCGGTCGCCCAGGTGCTGCACCGCGAATTGGGTATCGAAAGCGGCTTGATGACCACGATTCATGCCTATACCAACGACCAGAACCTGACCGACGTCTACCACACCGACCCGTACCGCGCGCGTTCGGCCACCCAGAACATGATCCCAAGCAAGACCGGCGCCGCCGAAGCGGTGGGCCTGGTGCTGCCGGAGCTGGCAGGCAAGCTGACCGGCATGGCCGTGCGTGTACCGGTGATCAACGTGTCGCTGGTGGACCTCACCGTGCAGTTGAAGAAAGACGCCACTGCCGACGAAGTCAACGCACTGCTCAAGGAAGCCAGCCAACACTCGAAGATCCTCGGCTATAACACCCTGCCGCTGGTCTCCAGTGACTTCAACCATAACCCGCTGTCGTCGATCTTCGATGCCAACCACACCAAGGTCAGCGGCAAGTTGCTGAAAGTGCTGGCCTGGTATGACAACGAGTGGGGCTTCTCGAACCGCATGCTGGATAACTGCCTGGCTTTGTGTAACGCCGAATAA